One window of the Leptotrichia massiliensis genome contains the following:
- a CDS encoding autotransporter-associated N-terminal domain-containing protein, which yields MKGIKNMTNNLQKVKQDLCSFAKRAKDFKYTDSALFMFLLTGFVMTRNNLFSSATNKDIEIQKEEVSTSIKNIHQNFSEIRKQNDKLIKDANLEIIQLMEQGDYVIKSPWSSWQYGLNYFYNNWDGSYKGRGDKKAKYPYEGVYKRGEWWERNVSPYGDSYKRLLANSGLHSDPSSSLSNRRNELEYGLVGTVPVPDAGVPFIIEPVININTPTLPNLNINPTIIQPNVTFSIPSVKTISFDEIKVNKLEPNVFEPPALNEVSTGFAQGQEIGLNTNQNYIVSNSTVNLIDDVNIKIQDTGYSGTGQFSWDGHSDNRSRTNRPADGGVHGTTSSAYSYLHTPNAIVPSEYSQSATSPGLGFLDDSITRTDRKFPINTNWRPVTDPHYERRNASSQQVFLNVLTDGYNLGGAGKTLTFENHTSEPLTNNSNRLERTNTLRVISVNHAYGSVNRTVEFNLEADLKISGRDGYLDKMLTPNPKNSGHSPHMTIGIEHQAYGSIAARAINKGTMTLEKISAKTGGLASNVVGMTAMVEDYGDYGHRLSPDDPNANAGIPNGWYLKDGDSDASPTPVTSPKWKYRRQAPWESTLENRGTIKVDAIDSIGMDFAEYTFRADIAGTSYKSDNISGPIPNPRGNIPAYNNKGSLNIYARVGNIELNSEDPDASVNAVYSGIQGSYGLRVPNIFKTADNSQVYYDETVIDGTLNSPTSKGIVVNGSHNVGVSISKLITGSERVRQYQSGGIPGLTPADGAKPYLVARANTDPIGNIYNLNIVVNGTENVGLLRKSDYMQGSKYDIGGFMPGLARSKNDFVITDSHINSIDFTKDAKGGALFRTDKYGIDLAKTNFTVTAMENRNKDANDNDLYNIVMLANGSINSVVAGAPAEDNLDANKPVKVKNTAAITIGSTANTGYNMLGMMAYKGGEFENDADITLNTKNSIGLVIEGEAERSGVKKESKGESTSSTIKVTGDGSIAVYNNGRTYTMTGGEINISGKKNVGVYSAGVPTYDHLGNITGYSNLATTTLNNGTLKVSGKGSVGLYANGGSDIKLNNMTNMEVEENALLFYGIKHNTDYSQLELVGNNTVTIKNGGYAFYFKNENLLDRLVKTGSTGKIYLTLEDGATLSVIEGDGVTPLLLTNVSPVSANNTGDYEIEPGIVIRGTSGDYTTTKSTKVNLQMDMDANLDDKNDRYLNSEFVSSSVTLRAGKTISGSGALTTADVNAEKVKKSKVAIAQTNSEDLRNKVKLTNDGTINLTGTGMAGIVGQFAEIYNNSILKTTGQDSTAIIGSNGALAQNGAAGTIEIGNGGVGIAGINYLGVTDIPRGTPPTNGNRGIDIVNKGSIKSVGNGAAIGILAVDDESQNIVGAFGPNSILLDSGSSIDVSSGTGGIGVYSQIKNRSTKTGLITDNGSTIKIGTNGVGIYADGTVISATNGGIIETVNGATGKGIYTNESVTSNKTIKLLGDKSIGIHVYGNSPVNITNSGDITVGNSLDKNNPSIAIYAPNAGSINHLGGTITLGNKSLGLYSENGTATSSAPILVGNEGLGVYKKSGTATLNGKMEVGNSAVGVFGDNNATIVNNSSDMNIGDSSFGFAILGNGVNNYIGNPGSAINLGTESVYLYKAGPLGTLTSETSVNLKAGAGRSTGFYAVNGGTITNRGQVNFANGVGSVGAYSESSGTVYNEGTITVGGSDILQNYYSIGMASKNGGKIVNNAGSTINVTGTYGIGMFADGAGSRAENYGTINLESAGEFRGAYGMYINNHATGYVGPFGVIKSGRYGSNTDKSDLIGIAVLNGATLENHGIIDIDARNSYGIYIRNGIIKNYGTINISGTGSIGLRYKNATDENGNPLNPTDIQNAVNLGNGATAHREDPNINNNVGTSAGSTRISPTGVVTINGNIVSVHDLTSEISPLTGNYGFSNVGIYVDTLGRTNPINWVDGFNPSLENDLIIGAEAAELSTSKAIKIGRNVLGPYITPYMQMSGPTPQILNAISGSLTWNVKPLAGPSGYPEEAIMAKIPYTDFVLKTENAWNFTDGLEQRYGVEGIGTREKLLFNKLNSIGKNEQSLLTQAFDEMMGHQYGNTQQRINSTGSMLDKEFKHLKKDWRNPSKQNNKIKVFGMRDEYKSDTAGIIDYTSNSYGFAYVHEDERIKMGNSSGWYAGAVTNRFKFKDIGKSKENQTMLKAGAFKTMSPKKDYNGALQWTIGGDVFAGINEMKRRYLVVDEIFQAKSDYHSYGAAVKTDLGYDIRMSERTHLRPYGALKMEYGRFNNIKEDNGEMRLEVKGNDYFSVKPEVGVEFKYVQPLAVRTNLSVGLTASYENELGKVGDVNNKGRVRYTTADWFNIRGEKDDRRGNGKFDLNIGVDNTRFGVTVNGGYDTKGNNVRGGIGFRAIY from the coding sequence ATAAATCCCACAATAATACAGCCAAATGTAACTTTTTCAATTCCGTCAGTAAAAACAATTAGCTTTGATGAAATAAAAGTAAATAAACTTGAACCTAATGTATTTGAACCACCAGCTTTGAATGAAGTATCTACAGGATTTGCACAAGGTCAGGAAATAGGATTAAATACGAATCAGAATTATATTGTTTCTAATAGTACAGTTAATTTAATAGATGATGTTAATATAAAAATACAAGACACAGGATACTCTGGAACAGGTCAGTTTAGCTGGGATGGACATAGTGATAATAGAAGTAGAACCAACAGACCTGCTGACGGAGGAGTCCATGGTACAACATCATCAGCATATAGTTATCTACATACACCAAATGCGATAGTTCCAAGTGAATATTCACAAAGTGCAACGAGTCCTGGATTAGGATTTCTAGATGATTCAATCACAAGAACAGATAGAAAATTCCCTATAAATACAAACTGGAGACCTGTGACAGACCCTCATTATGAAAGAAGGAATGCTTCATCTCAACAAGTGTTTTTAAATGTCTTAACTGATGGTTATAATTTAGGAGGAGCAGGAAAAACTTTAACATTTGAAAATCATACTAGTGAGCCTTTGACTAATAATTCAAATAGGCTAGAAAGAACAAACACGTTAAGGGTAATAAGTGTAAACCATGCGTATGGAAGCGTGAACAGGACAGTTGAATTTAATCTTGAGGCAGACTTGAAAATTTCAGGAAGAGATGGATATTTAGATAAGATGCTTACTCCTAATCCTAAAAATTCAGGGCATTCTCCGCATATGACAATTGGTATAGAACATCAGGCCTATGGATCAATAGCGGCAAGAGCCATAAATAAAGGGACTATGACTTTAGAAAAAATAAGTGCAAAAACTGGTGGACTTGCAAGTAATGTTGTGGGTATGACTGCAATGGTCGAAGACTATGGTGATTACGGACATAGATTAAGCCCAGATGATCCTAATGCAAATGCTGGAATACCTAATGGATGGTATCTAAAAGACGGAGATTCTGACGCATCTCCAACTCCTGTTACAAGTCCAAAATGGAAATACAGAAGACAGGCTCCTTGGGAATCTACTCTTGAAAATAGAGGTACAATAAAAGTAGATGCAATCGACAGTATCGGTATGGATTTTGCTGAATATACTTTTAGGGCAGATATCGCAGGAACAAGCTATAAATCAGATAATATATCTGGACCGATTCCAAATCCTAGAGGAAATATTCCTGCTTATAACAACAAAGGTTCATTAAATATTTATGCAAGAGTTGGAAATATTGAATTGAACAGTGAAGATCCAGATGCTTCCGTAAATGCAGTATATTCTGGAATACAAGGAAGTTATGGATTAAGAGTGCCAAATATTTTCAAAACAGCTGACAATTCACAAGTTTACTATGATGAAACAGTAATTGACGGTACTTTGAACAGTCCGACGTCAAAAGGTATTGTTGTAAATGGAAGCCATAACGTTGGAGTTTCTATTTCAAAATTAATAACAGGCTCTGAAAGAGTGCGTCAATATCAATCTGGAGGAATACCAGGATTAACGCCAGCCGATGGTGCAAAGCCTTATTTAGTAGCAAGAGCAAATACAGACCCTATTGGAAATATATACAATCTTAATATAGTTGTAAACGGTACTGAAAATGTTGGATTGCTTAGAAAATCTGATTATATGCAAGGAAGTAAATATGATATTGGTGGATTTATGCCAGGACTGGCAAGATCAAAAAATGATTTTGTAATAACGGATTCACATATTAATTCAATAGATTTTACAAAAGATGCTAAAGGTGGAGCACTATTCAGAACAGATAAATATGGAATTGATTTAGCAAAAACTAATTTTACTGTAACAGCAATGGAAAACAGAAATAAGGATGCCAATGACAATGATTTATACAATATTGTAATGCTAGCAAATGGAAGTATAAATAGTGTTGTTGCAGGGGCACCCGCTGAGGATAATCTTGATGCGAATAAGCCTGTAAAAGTAAAAAATACTGCTGCAATAACAATAGGAAGCACAGCTAATACTGGATACAATATGCTTGGAATGATGGCATATAAAGGTGGAGAATTTGAAAATGATGCAGATATTACTTTAAATACAAAAAATTCAATTGGACTGGTTATAGAAGGAGAAGCTGAAAGAAGCGGAGTAAAAAAAGAAAGTAAAGGGGAAAGTACAAGCAGCACTATAAAAGTAACTGGAGATGGATCTATTGCTGTTTATAACAATGGCAGAACTTATACAATGACAGGTGGAGAAATTAATATTTCAGGAAAGAAAAATGTGGGAGTGTATTCAGCGGGAGTTCCGACATATGATCATTTGGGCAATATAACTGGTTATTCAAACCTTGCTACGACAACATTAAATAACGGTACATTGAAAGTTTCAGGGAAAGGTTCAGTTGGATTATATGCTAATGGTGGTTCTGACATAAAGCTGAATAATATGACAAATATGGAAGTAGAGGAAAATGCACTATTATTTTATGGTATAAAACATAATACGGATTATTCTCAATTGGAACTTGTAGGAAATAATACTGTAACTATAAAAAACGGTGGGTATGCCTTTTACTTTAAAAATGAAAATTTACTTGACCGTCTAGTAAAAACTGGAAGTACAGGTAAAATATACTTAACTTTGGAAGATGGAGCAACATTGAGCGTTATTGAAGGAGATGGAGTAACGCCTTTATTACTAACAAATGTTTCGCCTGTATCCGCAAATAATACTGGAGATTATGAAATTGAACCAGGAATTGTTATAAGAGGCACTTCTGGAGATTACACAACAACAAAATCAACTAAAGTAAATCTTCAGATGGATATGGATGCAAACTTGGATGACAAAAATGACAGATACTTAAATTCTGAATTTGTATCTTCAAGTGTTACTTTAAGAGCTGGAAAAACAATAAGTGGTTCAGGAGCATTAACAACTGCTGATGTCAATGCTGAAAAAGTTAAAAAATCAAAAGTTGCCATTGCTCAGACAAATTCAGAAGATTTAAGAAATAAAGTCAAACTTACGAATGATGGTACTATTAACCTGACTGGAACTGGAATGGCTGGAATTGTAGGGCAATTTGCAGAAATATATAACAATAGCATCTTAAAAACAACTGGACAAGATTCAACTGCAATAATAGGTTCAAATGGTGCTTTGGCACAAAATGGTGCTGCTGGTACTATAGAAATTGGAAATGGTGGAGTTGGAATAGCAGGAATAAATTATCTTGGAGTTACAGATATACCTAGAGGGACACCTCCAACAAACGGAAACAGAGGAATAGATATTGTAAATAAAGGAAGTATAAAATCAGTAGGAAATGGAGCGGCTATAGGAATATTAGCTGTGGATGATGAAAGTCAAAATATTGTTGGAGCATTTGGTCCTAATTCGATTTTATTAGATAGCGGATCTTCAATAGATGTATCTTCTGGAACAGGTGGAATTGGAGTATATTCTCAAATCAAAAATCGTTCAACAAAAACTGGGTTAATCACAGATAATGGTTCAACAATTAAAATAGGAACTAACGGAGTAGGTATCTATGCAGATGGAACTGTTATAAGTGCAACTAATGGTGGAATTATAGAAACTGTAAATGGAGCAACTGGAAAAGGAATATATACAAATGAATCTGTTACTTCAAATAAAACTATAAAATTATTAGGAGATAAGTCGATAGGAATACATGTATATGGCAATTCACCAGTAAATATAACTAATAGTGGAGATATAACTGTAGGGAACTCTCTTGATAAAAATAATCCAAGTATTGCAATCTATGCTCCAAATGCAGGAAGTATTAATCATTTGGGTGGAACAATAACTCTTGGAAATAAATCTTTAGGATTATATTCAGAGAACGGAACAGCAACATCTTCTGCTCCGATATTAGTAGGAAATGAAGGATTAGGGGTATATAAAAAATCTGGAACTGCAACATTGAATGGTAAAATGGAAGTAGGAAATTCAGCTGTAGGAGTATTTGGAGATAACAATGCAACTATTGTAAATAATTCTTCAGATATGAACATAGGAGACAGTTCATTTGGATTTGCAATTTTAGGTAATGGAGTCAATAATTATATAGGAAATCCAGGATCAGCAATAAATCTTGGGACAGAAAGTGTATATCTTTACAAAGCAGGACCTCTTGGAACACTGACAAGTGAAACATCTGTAAATCTAAAAGCAGGAGCTGGAAGAAGCACAGGATTTTATGCTGTAAATGGTGGGACAATAACTAACAGAGGACAAGTGAATTTTGCGAACGGAGTTGGAAGTGTAGGAGCTTATTCTGAAAGTTCTGGTACAGTTTACAATGAAGGAACAATAACAGTAGGTGGCTCAGACATTCTACAAAATTATTACTCAATCGGTATGGCATCAAAAAATGGCGGTAAAATTGTAAATAATGCAGGAAGTACGATAAATGTGACAGGTACTTATGGTATAGGGATGTTTGCCGATGGTGCAGGGTCAAGAGCCGAAAATTATGGAACAATAAATTTAGAGTCTGCTGGAGAATTTAGAGGTGCTTATGGAATGTATATAAATAACCATGCAACAGGGTATGTTGGACCTTTTGGAGTTATAAAATCTGGAAGATATGGTTCAAATACAGATAAGAGCGACTTGATAGGAATAGCAGTATTAAATGGTGCAACACTTGAAAATCATGGAATAATCGATATAGACGCAAGAAATTCTTATGGAATATATATAAGAAATGGTATTATAAAAAATTATGGAACTATTAATATTTCTGGAACAGGTTCAATAGGATTAAGATATAAGAATGCAACTGATGAAAATGGTAATCCTCTGAATCCCACAGATATACAGAATGCAGTAAATTTAGGAAATGGAGCGACTGCACACAGAGAAGATCCAAATATTAACAATAATGTTGGAACATCAGCAGGAAGTACGAGAATATCGCCTACTGGAGTGGTAACTATTAATGGAAATATTGTATCTGTTCATGATTTAACTTCAGAAATAAGTCCATTAACAGGAAATTATGGATTCTCAAATGTAGGAATTTACGTAGACACATTGGGAAGAACAAATCCAATTAACTGGGTAGACGGTTTTAATCCTAGTTTAGAAAATGATTTGATAATAGGGGCAGAAGCAGCAGAATTGTCAACAAGTAAAGCAATTAAAATAGGTAGAAATGTATTGGGACCTTATATAACACCATATATGCAAATGTCAGGACCGACACCACAAATATTAAATGCAATATCTGGATCCCTTACTTGGAATGTAAAACCACTAGCTGGACCAAGCGGCTATCCTGAAGAAGCGATAATGGCAAAAATTCCATATACTGATTTTGTTCTTAAAACAGAAAATGCTTGGAACTTTACTGATGGACTTGAACAAAGATACGGTGTAGAAGGTATTGGAACAAGAGAAAAATTGTTATTTAACAAACTGAATAGCATAGGTAAAAATGAACAATCGCTGTTAACACAAGCTTTTGATGAAATGATGGGACATCAATATGGAAATACTCAGCAAAGAATTAATTCAACTGGAAGTATGCTTGACAAAGAATTTAAACATCTTAAAAAAGATTGGAGAAATCCGTCTAAACAAAATAATAAGATTAAAGTATTTGGTATGAGAGATGAATATAAATCAGATACAGCGGGAATCATAGATTATACAAGTAATTCTTACGGATTTGCGTATGTTCACGAAGATGAAAGAATTAAGATGGGTAATTCAAGTGGATGGTATGCAGGAGCTGTAACAAATAGATTTAAGTTTAAAGATATTGGAAAATCAAAAGAGAATCAGACTATGCTTAAAGCGGGAGCATTTAAGACAATGTCACCGAAAAAAGATTACAATGGTGCATTGCAATGGACAATCGGTGGAGATGTATTTGCCGGTATTAATGAAATGAAACGTAGATATCTTGTAGTAGATGAAATATTCCAGGCGAAATCTGACTATCATTCTTATGGAGCGGCAGTTAAGACAGATTTAGGATATGACATAAGAATGAGCGAGAGAACGCATTTGCGTCCTTACGGAGCATTAAAGATGGAATATGGAAGATTCAACAATATCAAGGAAGATAACGGGGAAATGAGACTAGAAGTAAAAGGCAATGACTATTTCTCAGTAAAACCGGAAGTTGGTGTTGAATTTAAATATGTACAGCCGCTAGCGGTAAGAACAAATTTATCTGTAGGCTTGACAGCATCTTATGAAAATGAACTAGGAAAAGTTGGAGATGTAAACAATAAAGGGAGAGTAAGATACACTACAGCAGACTGGTTTAACATAAGAGGAGAAAAGGATGACAGACGAGGGAATGGTAAATTTGACTTGAATATTGGAGTAGATAATACAAGATTTGGAGTTACGGTAAATGGAGGATATGACACTAAAGGTAATAATGTAAGAGGTGGAATAGGATTTAGAGCTATTTACTAA